TCTCCCCCGGCTGCCGGATTCAACGGCATCCGGCAGCCTGCTCAGGCGTGATGACACCTCCCAGCGTGCACCGGTGCAATTCCTGGGAGGCCCATTATAAAACGGGTCCTGCCCGCACCTGTGTTCAGCACGATACACCGGAAGCGATTTCCGTGGACTCTGGCGCCCAATTTTTGCCCTGTGTAGCCATGGCGGCTACCCCATGATGGACCCGCATCCCGTCGGGGCGGGTCCGGACGGCGGTGACGGCAATGGGCTATCCTGGAGGGGAGCGGCCTTCCGGCCGCCGGGTATCCCTGCCGGCCTCCGGCGAAGGATGAGCGAGCATGGAACGGAACCACCCTGGCCGTCCCCCGGCCGATCACCTGCTGGCTGCCGTCAACGAGGCCATGCTGGCCCGGCTGGCGCCCGAGCCCGTTCGCATCCGGGCCCTGGACCTGTTTCTGCTGGGCCGGGTGGAACACCGCCTGGTTTCGGGTGCTCGGTTGCTGGGGGAAGTGCGCGGCTCTCGCGGCGTCTCCCGGACGGTGGTCCATGTGCTGCGCGGCCCGGAGGGGCCCGATGCGGCAGGCCAGTGCGAGTGCCCGCGCCGGGCCGGCGGCGGCCTGTGCAAGCATGCCGTGGCGCTGCTTTACGCCTGGATCCACGCGCCCGAGACCTTCGCCTCCGTCGACCAGCGGCTGGAGCACCTGGAGGAACGGCCCCGGGGGGAGTTGCTGGAACTGATCCGCCGGCTGGTCGAGGAAGAACCGGCCCTGCTGGCCGAGGTGGACGCGGCGGTCCCAGCTCCGGCCCGGCCGCCGGAGGAACCAGCTCCGGCGGGCGGCACGGGCCCGGCGGGTGCCACCCCTGGTGCCCAACGGGATGACGGCTCCGCCTCCCGGCAGGACCCCGTTGCCGGCGGCGGGCGGGAGCCGGACCCCGCCGGGGCGCCGAAACCCGCCCCGGGCGGCCGGGTGGCCGCGGCACCGGCGGGCTCCCGGCCTGCCGCGCGCCCGTCCGCGTGGCTGCTGGAGCTGGAGCGCCGGGCAGACCCCGACCCGGAGACCCTGCACCAGTGGGCGGATGCCCTGGAGGCCGGATGGACAGGCAGGGAGGGTTCCCCGGTCCCCGTGCCAAGCCCAGGCTCTCCCTCCCGGGCCCTGGCGGCGGGCGTCATCGACGCCCTGACCCTGACCGTGACGGGGCTTCTCTGGCGCCAGGCCGGCCTGGTGCTGGCGGCCCGGGCCCGGGGCGAAACGGCAGCCGCCCGCTGGCTCTTCCACCGGTGGGAGGCGGCCGCACGCCTGCTGACCCGGCTGGAAGCCCTGCGCACCGGCGGGTTGCCGGCGGGTCTCGGCAATGGCCCGGGCACCGTCGCCCCCGCTGCCGGGTCCGGCACCCCCGGCACCCGCGGCGCTGGCGAACCGGCGGCCGAGGACGGCGCCGGAACCCACGGCCCCCGCGACGTTCCGGGCGCCTCCCGCCGGCCCGGCCACGGCGTCACCCATCCGGCGGGCCAAGGTCTTGCGGCCCAACCGGCGGGCGGCCCCGGCCGGGCGGGACTGCTCCGGTCCCGCGCAGCCGCCTCCGTGGCCGTCACCGCCGCTGCCCTGGGCCCCGAGGCGCTGCTGGCCGGGAGCCGGTTCTTCCGGGAAACGGGGCGGTACGAGGTGGCCCTCAGCCTGGCCCACCGCGCCCTGGCCCGGGCGGGCGAGCCGGACCTCTTAGCGGCGGCCCGGCAGGCCGTGGCAGAGGTGTGGCTGAACCGGGGGCGTCCCGAGCGGGCGGTACCGTACCTGGCGGCCAACTTCGCCGACCGCCCGTCCCGGGCGGCTCTGGACGCCCTGGAGGCCGCCGCCCGGGCAGCGGGCGAATGGGAAAGGGTGGCCCCGGCGGTAGAGCGCTACCTGGAGCAGAGGGGCGATGCCGCCTTGCGGGCCGAATTGCTGCTCCGCCGGAACGACTGGCGCCGTCTGGCCGCCTGGTTGGAGCAACCCGACGCCCGCTCGGTCCTCCCCGCCCGCCTGCTGGTGGCCGCAGCCGACCAGCTCCGGCGCCCCGCACCGGAGCTGGCCGCCGCCCTTTACCGGGAAGCCATGGCCCGCCCCGACGCCGGCAGCCCGCGGGATCTGGCGGCCCGCTGGCAGGCCCTGCAGCACCGCCTGGGAGGCGGCCACCCCGTGCCGCCCGGGCTGGCCCCTTCGGGCGGCGACAACGGCAGCAGCCCTCAGGAGGACGGAAGACGGTGAAGTCATCCACCCCCGGGTACCGGTGTCCAAGCGGGCGGCGGGGGCCATTCCCGCAACGGCCGGGGCTCTGGGGCCTGCCGGCACCCGCTCAGGGAGCCGCGGCCCCCGCCACCACCGCCGCCCCGGCAATGACCAGCACGGCCAGGACAGCCAGCCCCAGGAAGGCCAGAACGGGAACGAACAACACGATCAGCGCGTCGCCGCGGCTCAGGTGCTTGGTGGCCCGGAGAGCCCGGTAGGTGAGGATCAGCGACCAGATGCCCATGGCCAGGGCGCTCACGTCGCGCAGGGCACTCCCGGCGCTGCCCAGCCGCGCCGCCAGCGCCTCCAGGGGGATGCCGATCAGGTTGGGGGGCAGGGACGCAAGCGCCATGGCGGCCAGCAGGTGGACCCCACTGCCGCGGCCGCCCGCCAGGTCGGCGACCAGGTGGAGGAACCCGGCTCCCACGAACATCATCACCACGCCCAGGATGGCCACCAGCACGCCGAGGGCCAGGTTCACCCCCGGATTCCGGGCCAGCTCCGGGGCCAGCAGCGGGGATTCCCCGGGCGCCACCGGCAGGGCCAGCTCCCGGACGGCCGCCGTGCCCTGCACCAGGCCGCTGACGGCGGTGATCAGGATCGCCACGGTGAGCAGCATCCCCAGGGGCGGGCGGTCAAGCGCCGCCAGGCGGGCAAAGGTCGCCCGCGGCGTGAAGATCACCCCGAACACCCAGTCCACCAGCCCCGGCCGGTCGCCGGTGCCGAGAGGTTCCCGGACCCCGCCCGGGCCGGCCGCTCCTCCCTCTCCGGAGTACCCCCCGTCCCCGCCGCGCCCGGCCCCCTCCGGGGAAGCGGTTCCCGGCTGGGGTGAGGACGCCTGCTGCGCCGCGCCGGGCTCCTGGCCGGCTTGGGGAGGCCCGCCGCCCGCATCGGGCCGCCCCAAGCCGGGCGACGCCCCCGCCTCCTCCTGGAAACCCCGCTCCGTCTCCGCCTGCTCGCCCTGGTTCCTCCGCTGCTCTTCCACTCCGCCCTTCCCCCCCTGGCGGCGCCCCGCCGGTGCGGCCCGCGGCGCTCCTTGCCCGCTGAGATGTCCGGGACCACGGCCCCGACGCCCTAGCGAGGCACCGCCCGGTACAGCTCCCAGCGCACCAGTTCAGGCACCGGCCCGGCGCCCTGGACCAGCCCCGTGCGGCCGCTGGCGCCGATCCAGCGCAGCAGGTCCTGCAGGGGACTGGAGGGACCGTATTCGATGAGCTCGTAGTCTTCAAGCCCCGCCAGCTGGGCGGCCAGGTCGGCCGCATCCTCGAAGGTGCCCAGCTGGTCCACCAGGCCCTCCGCCTTGGCCTGGCGCCCCGTGAAAACCCGGCCGTCGGCCAGCTCCAGCACCCGCTCCCGGCTCATGCCCCGCCCCCGGGCCACCACGTCGACGAACTGCTGGTAGATGTCATTGACCAGGCCCTGAAGCAACCGCCGCTCCTCGGCCGTCAGCGGCCGGGTGGCCGAGCCGATGTCCTTGAAGGGCCCGCTCTTGATGGTCTCGACATCGATGCCCAGTTTCTCGTACAGGTCCTCGTAGTGGGTGACCTCCATGATCACGCCGATGCTGCCGGTCAGGGAGGCGGGGTTGGCGACGATGCGGTCGGCCATGGCGGCGATCCAGTAGCCTCCCGACGCGCCCAGGTCGCCGATGGACACCACCACCGGCTTCCCCGCGTCCCGCAGGCGCTGGACGGCCACGCCGATCTCCTGGGCCGCGGCCGCGCTGCCACCGGGCGTGTTCATCCGGATGACCACGGCCGCTACCGCCGGGTCCTCGCG
This is a stretch of genomic DNA from Thermaerobacter sp. PB12/4term. It encodes these proteins:
- a CDS encoding SWIM zinc finger family protein, which codes for MERNHPGRPPADHLLAAVNEAMLARLAPEPVRIRALDLFLLGRVEHRLVSGARLLGEVRGSRGVSRTVVHVLRGPEGPDAAGQCECPRRAGGGLCKHAVALLYAWIHAPETFASVDQRLEHLEERPRGELLELIRRLVEEEPALLAEVDAAVPAPARPPEEPAPAGGTGPAGATPGAQRDDGSASRQDPVAGGGREPDPAGAPKPAPGGRVAAAPAGSRPAARPSAWLLELERRADPDPETLHQWADALEAGWTGREGSPVPVPSPGSPSRALAAGVIDALTLTVTGLLWRQAGLVLAARARGETAAARWLFHRWEAAARLLTRLEALRTGGLPAGLGNGPGTVAPAAGSGTPGTRGAGEPAAEDGAGTHGPRDVPGASRRPGHGVTHPAGQGLAAQPAGGPGRAGLLRSRAAASVAVTAAALGPEALLAGSRFFRETGRYEVALSLAHRALARAGEPDLLAAARQAVAEVWLNRGRPERAVPYLAANFADRPSRAALDALEAAARAAGEWERVAPAVERYLEQRGDAALRAELLLRRNDWRRLAAWLEQPDARSVLPARLLVAAADQLRRPAPELAAALYREAMARPDAGSPRDLAARWQALQHRLGGGHPVPPGLAPSGGDNGSSPQEDGRR
- a CDS encoding Yip1 family protein — translated: MEEQRRNQGEQAETERGFQEEAGASPGLGRPDAGGGPPQAGQEPGAAQQASSPQPGTASPEGAGRGGDGGYSGEGGAAGPGGVREPLGTGDRPGLVDWVFGVIFTPRATFARLAALDRPPLGMLLTVAILITAVSGLVQGTAAVRELALPVAPGESPLLAPELARNPGVNLALGVLVAILGVVMMFVGAGFLHLVADLAGGRGSGVHLLAAMALASLPPNLIGIPLEALAARLGSAGSALRDVSALAMGIWSLILTYRALRATKHLSRGDALIVLFVPVLAFLGLAVLAVLVIAGAAVVAGAAAP
- the sppA gene encoding signal peptide peptidase SppA, encoding MTSQRQPWASRRLQWAFVLVLGLLVAGSVVALLVPGGRDGLGAGTAGQIAVVTIDGPIAAGASAEGLLGAVVGADDIVSQLQQAREDPAVAAVVIRMNTPGGSAAAAQEIGVAVQRLRDAGKPVVVSIGDLGASGGYWIAAMADRIVANPASLTGSIGVIMEVTHYEDLYEKLGIDVETIKSGPFKDIGSATRPLTAEERRLLQGLVNDIYQQFVDVVARGRGMSRERVLELADGRVFTGRQAKAEGLVDQLGTFEDAADLAAQLAGLEDYELIEYGPSSPLQDLLRWIGASGRTGLVQGAGPVPELVRWELYRAVPR